ttctcatatatcatgccagggcgtagaatgggccctggacttccctcaaggactaaacgatcatccaacatccatccacatcaataacatataatgcaatgcaacatattcgtgagttctaatgcaatacaacctcatatatccatggcatttatgatgcatgagttatgctaaaacctttcatttaatttaaaacatagttcagttctactcacctctagtagacgctggaatacctctgaaccagctaacactgagggcctccttggttccttgggttcgaacctacacaggtggactcaaatgagtaCCGACATActttatcataactctaaacattcccccaaaaacccccctaaaacatctcaaacatgcatggaaaaacaaacaaaggaaggctggacaggggactttcggcggcaggttcggcggccgaaggtccctccagagccgaaagtcaggcactttcggaagcgggttcggcagccgaaagtctgtccagagacgaaagtcacaaccttcggcggcatattcggcagtcgaaactccactccagagccgaaagtccaaactttcgggggcgggtttaggcggccaaaacagccccctcaaggggttcggcggccgaacttgagttctccaaagaggcagaacccgattcaacCTTAAgtctccagcctccaaaacctctccaaaacatgcacaactcacaaACAAGCTCCCAAACACATGCATATATCCttcttcatgcatataggggcttagaactagctcaaaatcccaaaaacaacacatatacacacatatggcttatgatcaacataaaccctaaccatGCAACCCATGCAAAAACCAtgcaaaactcacttaaaacccttcaaaacatacgtaaaacatcaagaaagatgaggatccatgcttaactcttgaagatcgagaggattgatggtctaaactcggagatgcaaGAGAAAACAGATCTAGAACCTCCAAGCCTCACAACTttgcttctttgctcaaaaaccttaaaactaacatgaaaactagttaaaacttaCTCAACTTTGAAGAAAACAAAGAAATCCACCAAAGgaggtcaagaactcacctatacccgaaaagagagagaaaactcacctcaaatccggataaggggcccttttataggtggccggtcaaccactttcggcagccagaGCTGCCTTCACAGCTccaccactttcggaagccgaacttggcCTTCGGTGGCAACAAAAacaagccaccttcggcggccgaaagtgaggttcggcggccgaaagtgaggttcggcggccgaaagtgaggttcggcggccaaaccttatATTTCCcttcttggtcttttcttttcaaaacttcaACTTTTCTTActcaaaacacttaaaaacattcaaaacattttagaaacctttattttacccttctaggaaactccgacatccttgaattctacattccaatggagattccgccggaatgTATGAATTTCgacgccggggtctagccggggtctagccgaggtctagccgggtattacatcctcaCTTCCCTTGGAAGCTATGAGTAATGTCTCTTTCCGAATTTTGTATTACTCGAAAATAACTTGCAACCTTTGGACATACTGGAGTATTTGTTTAATGCTCAGATTGTTGGGATCTGCTTCGTTGACCATAGGaggtgtgttttgtccactgtTAAGAGTGGCAAAAATGATGGCGTCTTCATTGGCAACAACTTTAGCAGCAGCTTGTGAATTACTGGcaatttgagagagagagaggagagagaTTTCTTTCTAAGACAAAAGGAATGAGAGATtgggttttaatccaaatgaacagaaagGATGCAATGGATTTCTTGGTAAtagaatcaaatgatattgttaAAACCAAATTGATGACGTAGCCAGAATGGAGTTGTGTTGTGATTGACTAAACCTGctagaaagagaatgtgaggtggtaggTATCCATGGCAGTcgctccgacgctcaagtcagtaaattggAGAATAGGATGAATGTAAAGCTTGAGAGTATTTGTATAAGAGAATTGCTTACTTTTACCTCTGTGATCATTCTccctttatactgtaaaaaagtggagataaatatagtattttctgataatccggCAATGATATGGCCAACTTGTTGGTAAATGATCTTGACCGGCTAATTGATCGCGAGAATCCCGTGATCGCTGACATGAAGAGAATTTACTGAATTGTAGTTCTTAACAGTAACTTTCTCATAGAGACTTCGTTTTGAAATTGAGAGAATGAGTCTATTCGATCTGAGACCGAtttgttttgagattgatttttttatttacaggTGGAAccgtatataaatttattaaatttttatcacatGAGTCTGTCTTATGGCGATAGTTCATTATCTACTTCGAACGATTATGGTGTAAACTCAGGTTTATGCTAAAAATAtgaatagaataaaaatattaaattatataaataaaatgtttaGCTTACACAATATAAATTGATCCTGACCCTAAATAATACAGTATAACATACAAATTTATATAAAGTACTAAAttcactttttttaaatattttcttaaagtcTCTCGTTGGAAGTAAGAATTTTACAATTAATTGATTTCCTTTTTAttcatatgaaaattttaatttttttaattaaaaaataaaataaataaaattataaatgattatgtaaaatttttttaatcagaaTTGAGCaagaatttattcaaataaaagtatataatttatttactattCTCATAATTTCCCCGACAGTTCAtctctaaataaatattaaactaatcTTTAATTTAAGGCAACcaacaattttatattttcagaaaaaactaaattttcaatttatatatCAAATCACTACTTTTTCACGTACAtgagaaaatgttttattaCTCCAAACTTGGGAGAGTTTTTCATAATCCCACTGGTAAGgggttttaaataattaatactataaaatatttgaatCTCTTAACTAATTTTTGATAATTGATttctatttttgaatttttattataattgttttttttttttttaattttgtgattATAATAAAGTTTAAATGTATTCGGTGTGGTAGTGAGGGCACTGAACTCGATATTCCAGCAATGGGACACACGATCAGTGGCACTATGGAATATAAGTGGAGAGCCTTGTAGCGGAACTGCCATTGATCAATCTGATTTGGATGCTGCAGGCAACAACCCAGCCATCAAATGTGATTGCACCTACGACAATGGTAATACCTGCCATATTATCCGACTGTAcgtttctttctctctttttttcaattttttttaaattaaaaaatttcagattaataataaaattattaaatatatttatggaTGAAAATGataattctttttcttattaattctcttttaattattttgcagGAAAGTGTATGATTTGAATAGACAAGGAGTGATTCCCGAAGAAATtctaacttttaaaaaattagtttttttgTAAGGAATCTTTTCCTCTTCTCATTTTGTTTATGATTTTCACACTAACGAGAAtctcaataaaatataaattttatagttgGTTCAGATTTGGCATTTTGTTTAGAAtttttttggattaaaaaattctaaatttgGAACAAATTAATATggttacttttattattattttttttttctttttgaaaaatgaaatactcaatttaactaaattatttGATCATAATTCACTCCATTTGGAAATTGTTGAGAGACTTTAATTCTTACATTTATTGTTTTTTatacaatatatttttttaaatgcttataatataaattttaatttattctcatatTAATTCGAGCTTATAATAGTAGCATCCAAGTGAGAACGGagagatttaaatttgatagaatattattaacaattattatttatttgatcaattttgcaggaaaattgataaaaattatttcacGGGTCCTTTGCCGGCATTTATCGGAAATTTAACAGCATTAAGGGGTTTGTAAGTGAAAAATCGTATGCTTTTGTGTAAAcaatttgtaatttttaatttaaatatttggtTGAGATATTTTTGTGTGTATAGGTCTATTGCTCACAATGCATTCTCTGGGACAATTCCAAAGGAACTTGGAAACTTGAAGGATCTAACTTTGCTGTAAGATTAGTTTTTGTGGAAATATCATATTCATGACCATTTCATTTTGTTGTTTAATATTTGTttgattggaaaaaaaaatcatgaagtGAACAAGAATAAGGATAATTTTGTCAAAAATTTAAAGGACTGTTGCTGCAATAAGTGGAGCATGAAGACTAGCTAAGGCTTCTCATGCCCCTGGTGGTAAAATGTTTTGGCATACAAGTATGCTTGTTAGATGTTTGTGTTTTTGCCTTTGAAATTGTTAATATTGGAGCTTGTtctgctctttttttttctttcaagaaacaaaaaaaatcatTGCTTTCTTATTCATTTGCAAAAATAGCTCATTGTGTTATTGTTTTAATTCCAAGATATTACTGAACTTCTTATATACACACATCATATATGTGGAGTATGTATTATTAGTTTAAATTAGTACTAAACTTGGTATCATGTTTTGTGGATACATGTGAAATAGGTCTCTTGGTGTGAACAATTTCTCTGGGACTCTACCTCCAGAACTGGGTAATTTAGTCAAACTTGAGCAAATGTAACTTCTAAATTCCAACTTTTCTTCCTTTGTTTTGTATCATATATCCAAGTCTAAGAATCTTCAAAGTATTTATATCATGTGAGATAAAGCAAATTTgatttctgaatttttttacAGTTATATTAATAGTTGTGGATTGGATGGTGAAATTCCCTCAACCTTCGCCAATCTCACAAGGATGAGAATCTTGTAAGCAAAACTCATTCTTTAgtcaagtttttattttttaattgcatGAATGTGGCTTTACCATGGCTTATGTATGTATAGGTGGGCATTTGATAATCCTTTCACAGGCAAGATTCCAGACTTCATTGGGAATTGGACAGAGCTTACAACATTGTAAATTCTTATACATATGGTTCTGTGAACTTATTGGTTTACATTTTTCATAGCTAATAGTGGTTGTATAAATGTCTCAGGAGATTACAGGGGAATTCTTTTGAAGGTCCAATCCCATCGAGCTTTTCTAAATTAGTCTCATTGACTACTTTGTGAGTAATGTTTCACTAATTGTCAATCTCTCTGACTCTCTCTCACGCACAAACATGCGCAAAACTGTTCATGTTCTTATGTGTCTGCAAAGATAGTTTCAGTAATACGTGTAAATAACCATGCAGAAGACTCAGTGATTTCCATAATGTCAGCTCTACTCTTGATTTTATGAAGAATATGAAGAACTTGACCGACTTGTAAGTCAATAAATTTCTATAACTATTCTCTTGGATCATCTTTGACACTGATTgatcattttttatttgaaggGTTTTAAGGAATGCATTAATCACTGGTACTATTCCACCTGATATCGGAGAATATCAAACCTTGAAAATATTGTAAgttaaataattcaaattttaatccAATATGAAGTTTCCCCATGTCCTTAGTTGTTCTTGTTACTATTATTGTTTATCTGCCTTGTAGGGATTTAAGCTTCAACAACTTGACAGGAGAAATTCCAGGAGCTTTGTTCACTTTGAGTTCTCTTGAGTACTTGTAAATATCATATAACTTGTTGTttttatctcttgaagatcttATGTTATAGGAATGTTAAACTTTGTATTTTAGGTGTTGTCTCCTCTTAATATTCGCTTAGTATTTGATTGGTTTTCGTGGTTTTTTTTCTACCATGAAATTATAACATGGCCAGGTTTCTAGGAAATAATAGTCTATCTGGAACCATTCCGAGCCAAAAAAGTGATTCGCTGCAAAATATGTAAGTTCTCATGCCTAAGAAGATGCCTTATTGAATGTATTTGCATTATACACTCGCACAAACACACATGTTTATTTGTCTTCTTATCTTACATTAATATCCATGCACCATTTTTTTTAGTTGGCTATATTTCTTCTTCTGCGATCCTTGGAGTATAAACGAGaataattttacttattatGTGACTTGAGAAGGAAAAATTAGTTGCAGAAGGCATCTACTGAAACAATTCATAGtccttattttctcttttaaaataaaaatcagtgGATATCTCATTATTAATTCATCAAGTGTTTATGGGATATctttttgagaaaataaattgtATACCTACTCATTCCTGTTGATTTATTTTTGCAGAGATTTATCTTACAATCACCTTACTGGAAGTTTTCCTTCATGGGTAAACTCGAATTTGCAATTGTATGTCTGCCAAATCATGATGCCTTTATGAACTTTGATGACATTGCATTCCCCGTTCCCCGTTTCATATTCCTATTATGGTGTAAATGATGCATTGTGAATCGCTCTGCTAACCCAAAAAACAATGATGCATTATCGTTAGAGATATAAACCTTTTTGATGCTAGTGCTTCTAATTTATAGCTTTGTTTGGCAACAATTTTGAAGATAGTATTTAGTATTTTGAGGGATTCAAGCAAAACACTAATATTTAGAGGTTATGAATAGATTacaaaaagttatttttataatatttggcTAATCACTATCAGAACAATCACCGGCTACTAAAAATGTTAAACCTACTAAGTAATTAGTATTGCCCAACAGGGCCTATGTCATAAACACATTAAGAATCAAAGATGATGTACCTTAATGTTAAAACATATACTTTCACAAAATTACCCATTAAATAGTCCAATTAAACTTTTACAATATCATAGTAACTTTCTTAGaacattattttgcagataattaattattaatttttgtctTGAACTGCCATCAAGATATGCATCATGTACTGTCTTCTTTGCAACTTTGCTATTAATACGGGCATGTATGACTGATCACTTCATGGAATTATGCAGGAATTTAATAGCCAACAACTTTGTGTTTGACAACTCAAACATAAGGTGAAATATTGATCCCCCTGTTTAGTTAATCTAACATCATGACGTCTACAACATTATTTACATATATTAACTTGCCCTTTTTTCTATTGAATTTTACAATCTAAATTAAGAAGTTATACTTAATTTTGTGCAGTGTAATTCCAGGATTGAATTGTCTACAGAGAGATTTCCCTTGCAATAAGAATGCTCCACGCTGTAAGCTTCTACATTCATTTAATTACTGTCTAAAAGACGTTTAGTTCAATTGAATACACTCACTACACTAAAGAGATATCTCATGCTCAAATGTTTCCAAGGGCAATAATGCTTATGAATATATAGCATTTCTTGCATACAGCTTTagagttttatatatatacaaatcCAAGTTGAATAACAAACAAAATTTGGGAAATTGGAAGAGAAGGGAAGAATTCAAAGTATTGCTGCTATAAAGAAAGAGAGGATAAAATGAGAAGCAGAAGACAAATGGACTTTGAATTGGAGACTCCATCTTCAGAGGCACATACTGAATCATAGATGGGCACTCTTCTATTTGTTGTACCAATTGCTAACACTATGAGAGATTGTTGATAATGGTATTATTGATGCCAATGATGGCTTTATGGAGAGCATCTATGAAAGCAAGGTTTTAAAGTGAGAAAGCATTTGGGTTTTGGGTGTTTATAGGAAAGGGGATTGATTTGTTAATGGGATGGACTTTGAAAAGGGTCAGCAATGATGAGAAAGGGAGAAGGGAATGCGGAGGATCGATTTGTGACGGTGAGGGTTAAGAGAGAAAGAGGGCTATTTGTGATGGTGAGGGAAGAGAGATGAGTAAGTGGGTTTTTGTGAGTATGACTGTTGAGAGCAGACAATGAAGATTAAGCTATTTGCCCTAATCAACTAGGTGAAAGGATCTACGTACTACACTTTTTGGCTTCCACTTAAATGTGTGAACTGTGGGCATGCTTATTGGTAATATCAATAAAAATGACAACAAATGTCTCCACAAGAGATTGAATGCCTTAAGTCAGCTTAGAATAGCCATAAGCAAAGCGAGTCCTCAATGGAGGGATATATACACTCAAATCACCTTGGAATAGCCACACTCAAGTTTTCAATGGAGAAATGCTTAAGATCAGCTTGGAGTATTCAGAAATGAGGTGGCTGAAAAAACCAGTGGCAAGGGTCATCTGCCTATGGAAGCCAATGAATCCCATATAACCTCTCCAGAAGCCTCTGTGAAGGTCTTTGACAAGGGTCTTCAACAGCCTTTATAACCTGTTGAATTCTCGTTGCACCTTGAGCATGCTAATGTGAGGGTTTCCACATACTTCTTTCGTGAGACAAAGGATTCTTGCAACACTTACAAAAGCATGATTTTTggctattaattttaacaaattaagCATAAACTTTAGTTAAATATTTATCGAAATTATACTCCCATGAatctttttttttgtgtgtgtgtaaATTTTCCAGTTTTTCTCTTTGTTAGAGTGTATACAGCTGTAGATAATCAAGATGATTGATTTACCTTGTAGAGATAGCATAATTATAGGATGATTCATAGGATTAATTGTAGGATAGCAGAACCATAGGATGATTCATAGGACTAATTGTAGGATCTATTTCTTTTCAAGAAGATTGTAATATGTGTATAAATACCTAACATTTTCAGAATACAATATGCTCAATTTTCCTCCATTCTTAGCCCGATTTTACACCCTTTATGATTCTTAGCTAGCTAGCAGTAGATTGACATACTGAAATGACCAACCAATCTAATGTCTCAAATCTCATGATGTGTGAGCTTACTGAGTTTAACTTTCTTTAACTCCTTTGTATCAGCAATATGTGTTCCCTTGTGTGTTGTGATTTGGGAGCTAAAACAATATTAATGTCATTGCTAAATGTTATAGATGCAAATTTTTCAATCAAGTGTGGTGGTCCAGAGACACCTTCTGGTGGGATACTGTATGAAGCTGAAAATTCATCCATGGGTCCAGCATCCTTCCAAGTAGCCACTAGTCAAAAATGGGCAGTAAGCATTGTGGGCTTGTTTGCTGATAGACAGAATCCATCATACATTGAAGATACCTTGTCACAAATAGCCGGCACCAACACTCCAGAGCTTTATCTGACTTCAAGGGTATCCCCTAGTTCAATTAGATACTATGGCCTTGGTCTTCAAAATGGGATTTACAACATTAGCTTATTATTTGCtgaaacatcacttaaacatagAAGCTCAAGAATTTGGGAGAGCAACGGAAGGCGTGTCTTTGACATCTATATTCAGGTAGAACGATTTTTATACAATATGTTAGAACTCTTGCATGGGTCCATAGTTGATTATCGAGTAAACTACAGTTTGGTCCTTATAGTTTAGTGAAATCTGCATATTAATCCTTGCATTTTTAAAAGCTAGCTATTCAGTCATTGTAAATTTAAAAACCAATAAATTAGTCCCTTCCATAAAAAATACTGTTAAGTCAACCTTGTTGTATTATTTATATAAGGACTAGCTTGTTGCATGTATTTTAACTACATGTATGAAATTGTTTGAATGTAAGAAATTATTGAGACTAAATTATGACTTAAATAAAGGAATCCTAACTGAATTTCTTATGGCAGGGACTAAGTTATTAGTTTCTTAAAGTTACAAGGACTAAATAGTTGGTTTTTAGAAAGCACAAGGACTAATGAGTAGGTTCTACTAAAATACAAGGGTTAATTGTAGTTTATCCTTGATGATTTTGATATTTAGCTTATATAATGAACATTCACTCTTGTTTTTCTTCATTTATTTTCCAGGGAGTCCGCCAGTTGGAGGACTTCGACATATCAGAGGAAGCTGGTGGAGTTGAGAGAGCTACTACAAAGCATTATAATGTTAATGTTACTGAGAACCATCTTGAAATTCACCTGTTTTGGGCTGGTAAGGGCACCTGCTGCACACCCTTACAAGGCTATTATGGACCAATCATTTCAGCACTAAGTGTTGTTTCAGGTAATTCAAACTcttatttaacatgtttaaaaTCAGCATGTATTTGCTCACTTCTAATGGTAATTGGATTCACTGCACAGCTTTTAGGCCAACCGTTAGTGGAATACCACCTGGTATTCCGAAGAAGAAGAGCAGGCCGGGTTTGATCATCGGTATATCAGTCTCTGCTGGAGTCATAAGCTTTGTACTTATATTTGCATTTCTTTACATGAAAAGACAACAAAGCAAGAGAGATGAAGAAGGTAAGAAACTTAGGCCTTTGATTTCAGATGTGAGGATCATGAAATGCAATTCATCACTTTGGATTGGCAAACCCTAAATTTCATGTTAATTAACATGTCACCCAGAAATGATTTTTCCTGAAAAATTATGGTGTCTTTGAGCTGATGAATTTTGTTTATCATGTTTCAACTTGCAGTGCTTTCCGGAATAGGCCATAGACCATATACATTTAGTTATGCAGAGTTGAGAATGGCCACGCAAGACTTTTGTCCCTCGAATCAGCTCGGAGAGGGTGGATATGGACCTGTGTACAAGGTATTTTATATCTCAAAAAATTGTCATAGATCGCGGAATGCTTGATATTGCTAGACAATTAACAATTCTATGATTTGTGATTTACTGAAGAGACATGCCTTATGACAAAATTATGCTACTTTCTAGGGAACACTTCCTGATGGGAGAGAAGTAGCTGTGAAGCAACTCTCCCTAGCATCTAACCAGGGGAAGAATGAATTTATAGCTGAGATTGCTATAATATCCGCAGTTCAACATCGAAATCTTGTGAAATTGCATGGATGCTGCATAGAAGGAAATAGACGACTCTTGGTCTACGAGTATCTTGAAAACAAGAGTGTAGATAAGGCAATATTTGGTAAGAAGATTTACCAacagaagttttttttttaccttGCTTAAGTATGGGTATTAGGGCAGTGAGATTTCATATTAAGATCGCTGCTATTTATGCAGGAAAAACTGGCCTGCATCTTGACTGGCCAACGCGCTTTAATATTTGCTTAGGAACTGCTAGAGGTCTAGCTTATCTTCATGAGGAGTCAAGGCCAAGAATTGTACATAGAGAtgtgaaagcaagtaatattTTGCTTGATGCAGAGCTCTGCCCTAAAATATCAGATTTTGGATTAGCAAAGTTGTATGATGACAAGAAAAGCCACATCAGCACTCGAGTCGCAGGAACCATGTAACTAGATTTTATCATTTccataattattcaattttaatttctttagttAAATCCAAACTATAGTTAATAATTGTGAATAATTGAATGAAGATTAACAAgaaactttattttcttgtagTGGCTATTTGGCACCAGAGTATGCAATGCGCGGACATCTAACAGAAAAGGCTGATGTTTTCAGCTTTGGTGTTCTTGCTTTAGAAATTCTCAGTGGAATACCAAACTTTGAACACAATTTGGTTGAGAATAGGATATACCTTCTGGGATGGGTAAAGAAACGagtctttttctttaaaaaaaattactatttaatctctataatatatgaaaattctttaattaatttcttaattttgaaaaatatattaaaaatctactaattagtttttttattagttttatccGTCAAGTGTTATACTATTTAGTCTTTGtggtatgaaaaaatttattagttagtcctCATCTTtgtgaaaatatatattaattagtttttctgtattgaaaatattttagacttTTCTGCAATATTTAATGGCTGAAATTAacgaaaaaactaattaatggactttttaaaactttatgGATTTTTTAATGTAGTTTTCAAAACCGATGGTCTACTTAGTGAGTTTCCCTTCTAAATAGTaatatttccttttcttttttgtttttcctttttcttgtgCAGCATTCTTTAAGCTCAC
The genomic region above belongs to Manihot esculenta cultivar AM560-2 chromosome 3, M.esculenta_v8, whole genome shotgun sequence and contains:
- the LOC110612070 gene encoding probable LRR receptor-like serine/threonine-protein kinase At1g56140 isoform X1, whose translation is MDLRVKSLLHPSTVELWCVYFIFFSLLHTSSAQNATTDPAEVRALNSIFQQWDTRSVALWNISGEPCSGTAIDQSDLDAAGNNPAIKCDCTYDNGNTCHIIRLKVYDLNRQGVIPEEILTFKKLVFLKIDKNYFTGPLPAFIGNLTALRGLSIAHNAFSGTIPKELGNLKDLTLLSLGVNNFSGTLPPELGNLVKLEQIYINSCGLDGEIPSTFANLTRMRILWAFDNPFTGKIPDFIGNWTELTTLRLQGNSFEGPIPSSFSKLVSLTTLRLSDFHNVSSTLDFMKNMKNLTDLVLRNALITGTIPPDIGEYQTLKILDLSFNNLTGEIPGALFTLSSLEYLFLGNNSLSGTIPSQKSDSLQNIDLSYNHLTGSFPSWVNSNLQLNLIANNFVFDNSNISVIPGLNCLQRDFPCNKNAPRYANFSIKCGGPETPSGGILYEAENSSMGPASFQVATSQKWAVSIVGLFADRQNPSYIEDTLSQIAGTNTPELYLTSRVSPSSIRYYGLGLQNGIYNISLLFAETSLKHRSSRIWESNGRRVFDIYIQGVRQLEDFDISEEAGGVERATTKHYNVNVTENHLEIHLFWAGKGTCCTPLQGYYGPIISALSVVSAFRPTVSGIPPGIPKKKSRPGLIIGISVSAGVISFVLIFAFLYMKRQQSKRDEEVLSGIGHRPYTFSYAELRMATQDFCPSNQLGEGGYGPVYKGTLPDGREVAVKQLSLASNQGKNEFIAEIAIISAVQHRNLVKLHGCCIEGNRRLLVYEYLENKSVDKAIFGKTGLHLDWPTRFNICLGTARGLAYLHEESRPRIVHRDVKASNILLDAELCPKISDFGLAKLYDDKKSHISTRVAGTIGYLAPEYAMRGHLTEKADVFSFGVLALEILSGIPNFEHNLVENRIYLLGWAWTLYENNQSLALVDPILMGFDEDEALRVIGVALLCTQASPITRPTMSRVVAMLSGDIEVSPVTAKPSYLSDWDLKDINSETKTFAESEISSSKTQDTHYNKPNDNNQVVDPAHTPLNITEPRVSDLIGEGR
- the LOC110612070 gene encoding probable LRR receptor-like serine/threonine-protein kinase At1g56140 isoform X3, which gives rise to MDLRVKSLLHPSTVELWCVYFIFFSLLHTSSAQNATTDPAEVRALNSIFQQWDTRSVALWNISGEPCSGTAIDQSDLDAAGNNPAIKCDCTYDNGNTCHIIRLKVYDLNRQGVIPEEILTFKKLVFLKIDKNYFTGPLPAFIGNLTALRGLSIAHNAFSGTIPKELGNLKDLTLLSLGVNNFSGTLPPELGNLVKLEQIYINSCGLDGEIPSTFANLTRMRILWAFDNPFTGKIPDFIGNWTELTTLRLQGNSFEGPIPSSFSKLVSLTTLRLSDFHNVSSTLDFMKNMKNLTDLVLRNALITGTIPPDIGEYQTLKILDLSFNNLTGEIPGALFTLSSLEYLFLGNNSLSGTIPSQKSDSLQNIDLSYNHLTGSFPSWVNSNLQLNLIANNFVFDNSNISVIPGLNCLQRDFPCNKNAPRYANFSIKCGGPETPSGGILYEAENSSMGPASFQVATSQKWAVSIVGLFADRQNPSYIEDTLSQIAGTNTPELYLTSRVSPSSIRYYGLGLQNGIYNISLLFAETSLKHRSSRIWESNGRRVFDIYIQGVRQLEDFDISEEAGGVERATTKHYNVNVTENHLEIHLFWAGKGTCCTPLQGYYGPIISALSVVSAFRPTVSGIPPGIPKKKSRPGLIIGISVSAGVISFVLIFAFLYMKRQQSKRDEEVLSGIGHRPYTFSYAELRMATQDFCPSNQLGEGGYGPVYKGTLPDGREVAVKQLSLASNQGKNEFIAEIAIISAVQHRNLVKLHGCCIEGNRRLLVYEYLENKSVDKAIFGKTGLHLDWPTRFNICLGTARGLAYLHEESRPRIVHRDVKASNILLDAELCPKISDFGLAKLYDDKKSHISTRVAGTIGYLAPEYAMRGHLTEKADVFSFGVLALEILSGIPNFEHNLVENRIYLLGWHSLSSPLSLCF
- the LOC110612070 gene encoding probable LRR receptor-like serine/threonine-protein kinase At1g56140 isoform X2, producing the protein MDLRVKSLLHPSTVELWCVYFIFFSLLHTSSAQNATTDPAEVRALNSIFQQWDTRSVALWNISGEPCSGTAIDQSDLDAAGNNPAIKCDCTYDNGNTCHIIRLKVYDLNRQGVIPEEILTFKKLVFLKIDKNYFTGPLPAFIGNLTALRGLSIAHNAFSGTIPKELGNLKDLTLLSLGVNNFSGTLPPELGNLVKLEQIYINSCGLDGEIPSTFANLTRMRILWAFDNPFTGKIPDFIGNWTELTTLRLQGNSFEGPIPSSFSKLVSLTTLRLSDFHNVSSTLDFMKNMKNLTDLVLRNALITGTIPPDIGEYQTLKILDLSFNNLTGEIPGALFTLSSLEYLFLGNNSLSGTIPSQKSDSLQNIVIPGLNCLQRDFPCNKNAPRYANFSIKCGGPETPSGGILYEAENSSMGPASFQVATSQKWAVSIVGLFADRQNPSYIEDTLSQIAGTNTPELYLTSRVSPSSIRYYGLGLQNGIYNISLLFAETSLKHRSSRIWESNGRRVFDIYIQGVRQLEDFDISEEAGGVERATTKHYNVNVTENHLEIHLFWAGKGTCCTPLQGYYGPIISALSVVSAFRPTVSGIPPGIPKKKSRPGLIIGISVSAGVISFVLIFAFLYMKRQQSKRDEEVLSGIGHRPYTFSYAELRMATQDFCPSNQLGEGGYGPVYKGTLPDGREVAVKQLSLASNQGKNEFIAEIAIISAVQHRNLVKLHGCCIEGNRRLLVYEYLENKSVDKAIFGKTGLHLDWPTRFNICLGTARGLAYLHEESRPRIVHRDVKASNILLDAELCPKISDFGLAKLYDDKKSHISTRVAGTIGYLAPEYAMRGHLTEKADVFSFGVLALEILSGIPNFEHNLVENRIYLLGWAWTLYENNQSLALVDPILMGFDEDEALRVIGVALLCTQASPITRPTMSRVVAMLSGDIEVSPVTAKPSYLSDWDLKDINSETKTFAESEISSSKTQDTHYNKPNDNNQVVDPAHTPLNITEPRVSDLIGEGR